In the Ornithinimicrobium pratense genome, CCGAGCAGGCCCCTCAGCTGGGGCTGGACGTCGACGTCGACTGGATCGCCCGCGGCCCGCTGGCCGCGGACTGCACGACCGACGAGGTGCACAGGGAGGACGTCCTGTCCACCACCGATGCCCAGCTGGCGGCCGGCGGTGCCGAGCGGGGCCAGGTCGAGGCGTGCTTCCCCCCGGGGGCCGGGCACAATCTGGGCGGTGCCCGGGAGGGTGCCCTCCTCACCTGGCCGGCGACGGCGCAGCGGCCCGAGACCGTGGTGGCGACGACGAGCACCGCCTGGACCAACGCCCGGATCACCGAGGAGTCCAACGCCGCCCTGGCCCTGCGGCTGCTGGGCGGCAGCGAGCGCCTGGTGTGGGTGCTGCCCCAGCCCGGTGACGCCGGGCTCGACGCCCCCGCCGGGTTGTGGGACGTGCTGCCGCGCCACCTCACCTCGTGGGTGTGGCTGCTGGGCGCGGCGGTGCTGGCCCTGGCCCTGTGGCAGGGCCGGCGCCTGGGACCGGTTGTCGTCGAACCGCTGCCCGCCGTGGTCCCCGCCGGGGAGACCACCCGCAGCCGGGGCCGGCTCTACCGCCAGGCCCGCGACCGGGAGCACGCCCTCGCGGCCATCCGGGCCGGGACGCGGCGGCGGCTCGCCCCGTTGTTGGGGCTGCCGCCGGCCAGCGACCAGGACCGGCTCGTCGCCGCCGTCGCGGAGGCGACCGGTCGCTCCGCCACCGAGGTCGCCGCGCTCCTGGCGCAGGCCGGGCCCGTCACCACCGACGACGCCCTCGTTACCGGGGCCCGGGCGCTGCACGAGCTGGAGGAGCAGGTCAGGACCGCCACGCGGGGGACATTAGGGTGACAGCGGCGACATACCGGGTGAGAGGACGCAGATGACGGACGACCAGCAGGCCCAGCGCGACCAGCAGGCCCAGGAGGGCACAGCACGGCACGGCGGGGCCTCGGTGTCCCCCGAGGAGGCCAGGGTGGCCCTGCACGCGGTGCGCGAGGAGGTCGGCAAGGCCGTCGTGGGGCAGGAGCAGGCCGTCTCGGGCCTGGTGGTCGCCCTCCTCGCCCGCGGGCACGTGCTCCTCGAGGGCGTGCCGGGCGTGGCCAAGACCCTGCTCGTCCGGGCCCTCGCCGCAGCGCTGTCCGTCGACACCAAGCGCGTGCAGTTCACCCCCGACCTCATGCCCGGTGACGTCACCGGCTCCATGGTCTTCGACAGCGGCCGCAGCGACTTCACCTTCCGACCCGGCCCGGTCTTCACCCACCTGCTGCTGGCCGACGAGATCAACCGCACCCCGCCCAAGACCCAGTCCGCGCTGCTGGAGGCGATGGAGGAGCGGCAGGTCACCGTGGACGGCAGCACGCGCCCCCTGCCCACGCCCTTCCTGGTCGCCGCGACCCAGAACCCGGTCGAGTACGAGGGCACCTACCCCCTGCCCGAGGCCCAGCTGGACCGCTTCCTGCTCAAGCTGACGCTGCCGCTGCCGCCCCGCGAGGACGAGGTCGAGGTGCTGCAGCGGCACGCGCACGGCTTCGACCCGCGCGACCTGGCCGCCGCCGGGGTGCGGGCCGTCGCCTCGCCGGCGCACCTGGCTGCGGGCAGCGCCGCGGTCCGGCAGGTGCAGCTCGCCCCCGAGGTGATCGGGTATGTCGTCGACCTCGCCCGCGCGACCCGCTCAGCCCCCTCCCTGCAGCTGGGCGTCAGCCCTCGCGGCGCCACCGCGCTGATGAACAGCGCGCGGGCCTGGGCGTGGCTGGCCGGCCGCGACTTCGTCACCCCCGACGACGTCAAGGCGCTGGCCCGGCCCACCCTGGCCCACCGCGTCCAGCTGCGGCCCGAGGCCGAGCTTGAGGGGGTCAGCACCGACGCGGTGCTGGACTCGGTGCTGGCCTCCGTCCCGGTCCCCCGCTGACCGCCGCACCGACCCAGACGACCCCGACGTCCATGATCATCCGCGGACCCGTCGCCGGCCTGATCCTGGTGGGGCTGGTGCCCACCGCGCTGCTGCCCGGCCGGGCCGGCAGCGTGGCAGCGCTGTGGCTGCTCGGGGTGGCGGTCCTGGTGCTGGTGGACATCCTGGCCGCACCCTCGCCCCGGGCGATCCAGCTGACCCGCGACCCGGTCCCCCAGGTCCGGCTGCAGGAGCAGACGCAGACCGTCCTGAGCCTGACCAACACCGGGGCGCGCCGGCTGCGGGGGCGGGTGCGCGACGCCTGGGTGCCCTCCGCGGGGGCGGAAGGGGCACGGCATACCCTCGACCTGCCCGCCGGGGAACGGCGCAGGGTCACGACGTCGCTGCGCCCGATCCGCCGCGGCGACCGCCCCGCGACCGGGGTGACGGTCCGGACCCACGGGCCGCTGGGGCTGGCCGGACGGCAGGTGACCGTCCAGATTCCCGGCGCGGTGCGCTCCCTGCCGCCCTTCCGCTCCAGGCGGCACCTGGAGAGCAAGCTGGCCCAGTTGCGCCAGCTCGACGGCCGCTCCGCAGTGCGCACGCGAGGGCAGGGCACGGAGTTCGACTCGCTGCGGGACTACGTCGACGGCGACGACGTGCGCTCGATCGACTGGCGGGCGACGGCGCGGCGGCAGCACGCGGTGGTGCGGACCTGGCAGCCCGAGCGAGACCGGCGGGTCATCCTCGTGCTGGACACCTCGCGGACCAGCGCGGCGCGCGTGGGCGACGAGCCGCGGCTGGACGCGGCGATGGACGCGGCCCTGCTGCTCACCGCCGTGGCCTCCCGAGCCGGTGACCGGGTGGACCTCATCGCTGGCGACCGAGTGGTCCGCGCCCGCGTCGGCGCCGGCGGCGCAGGCACCGGCTCGAGCACCGGGACGAGCTCGCTCCTGCACCGGATGGTCACCGCGATGGCGCCGCTGGAGCCGGTGCTGCTCGAGGCGGACTGGCCCATGCTGGCCGGTGCGATCACCGGCACCACCCGCCGCCGGGCGCTGGTCGTGCTGCTGACCAGCCTGGAGCCGGCCGCGGTCGAGGAGGGTCTGCTGCCGGTGCTGCCCTCGTTGACCGCCCATCACCGGGTGGTGCTGGCATCGGTCGCCGACCCCGGCCTGCGGTCGCTACGGGAGGACCTCTCCGGCGTGGAGGCGGTCTATGACGCGGCCGCGGCCGAGCGCACCGACTCCCTCCGCCAGCGGACGGCCACCGGCCTGGCCCGGCTCGGGGTCACCGTCGTGCACGAGCCGCCCGAGGAGCTGCCCGTGGGGTTGGTCGACCACTACCTGGCGCTCAAGGCCCAGGGCCTGCTCTGAGCCACAGAGCTGATCCGAGACGCCGGCAACTCACCCCGCCGTCGGCGCGGAGGCTGCCTGCAGGTCCTCCCCCACGTCGCCGGTAGCGCCGCGCAGCACGGCCCTCCGGCCCAGAGTGAAGACGTAGGCGAAGAACGCGAGCAGCGCGACCACGCCGATCCCCACGCGCGCCCACGTCGGCAGCGGGGAGGGGGTGACGAAGCCCTCGATCACGCCGGACAGGAGCAACACGAAGACCAGCCCGATCGCCACCCCTGCCGCGGTCCGGCCCTCCCGGGCCAGGTTGGCCAGCCGGGTCCGGGGGCCAGGCGCCACCCAGGCCCAGAACAGCCGCAGCCCCACCCCGGCGGCGACGAAGATCGCCATCAGCTCCAGCAGCCCGTGCGGGGTGATCATCCCCCAGAACACCTCGGCCCGGCCGTGCCGGTGCATCAGCGCACCGACGACCGCCACGTTGGCGATGTTCTGCCAGAGGACCCAGACCACCGGGAAGCCCAGCACGCCCATCCCGATGCACCGCGCTGCGACCCAGGCGTTGTTCACCCACACCAGCGTGGAGAAGCTGCTCGCGGCGTGCTCGGAGTAGTAGCTCTCGAACTCGACGTTGACCAGCGTCTGCACCTCCTCCATCGACAGCAGTGACTGCTCCACGACCGGGTTGCGCACCAGCCACCAGCCCAGCACCAGGCCGACCACGACGTTGACGACGGCGGTGATCCCCCACCACCAGCGCAGCCGGTACAGCGCCGCAGGGAAGTCCTCGGCGAAGAACCGGCCGACCCCGGCCCAGCTCGCGGTCGGCACCCGCGCGGCCCGCGCCCGGGCACGGGCCACCAGCGCGGACAGGTGGGAGACGACGGTGGCGTCCGGGGCGCTGGAGCGCACCACGGACAGGTCGGTCGCCGCACGCTGGTAACCATCCAGCAGCTCATCGGCCTCGGCCCCCGTCAGCCGACGCCGCCGGGACAGAGCGTCGAGCCGGGCCCACGCGCCCTGTCGCCGTCCCACCAGCGCGTCCAGGTCCACGGGGACACTGTATGCGGTGCGTCGGTCCAGCCCGGCCCTCGCCGTAGGCTGGACCTATGGCGACCCGGGGCATCTTCGAGGCCGAGCGCTTCGTCACCGGCGAGGCGGTCGAGGTCGAGCTGCCGCCGGCCGGCCTGCCGCTGCGCGTCGCCTCCGGGCTGCTGGACCTACTGGTGATCGCGTTGCTGGTCCTTGCGGTCGTCTTCCTGGTCCCGCTCGACATTTTCCTCGCCGATGCGGCGCTGGGCCAGGCCTTCCTCATCGTGGTGATGGTCCTGGTGATGGCCGGGATCCCCCTCGCGTTGGAGACGCTCACCCGCGGCCGGACCGTCGGCAAGCTGGTCCTGGGGCTGCGCACCGTCCGCGACGACACCGGCCCGATCGGCCTGCGGCACGCCACGATCCGTGCCCTGGTCGGCACCGTCGAGCTCTGGCTGACCCTGGGCAGCCTGGCCCTCATCGTCGCGATGACCAACGAGAAGGCCCGCCGCCTGGGTGACCTGCTCGCCGGCACCTACGTCGTGCGGGACCGGGTGCGGCTCCAGATGACCGAGCCACCCCAGGTCTCCCCACGCCTCGCCGACTGGGTCGTCGGCGCGGACATCGGGGTGCTGCCCGACGCCCTCGTGGTCGCCACCCGGCAGTTCGTGGGCCGGGCTGCATCCCTGTCGCCGCAGGCCCGGGCCCAGACCGGCTCGGAGCTGTATGCCGCGCTGCTGGAGCGGGTGGCCCCCGCACCGCCCCCGAGCGCGCACCCGGAGGAGGTCATGGCCAGCGTGCTGGCCGAGCGCCGCCGCCGCGACGAGGAGCGGCTGGCCCGCGCCGACGCCCTCCGGGACAGGGTGCTCCCGCCAGCCTGATCCTCCTGAGGCAGAGGTCGCGCTTCCTCCGGGCCACCTCGTCGGTCAGTCGTCGTAGGCGGGCTTGAGCACGTCCTCGATGATCCGCAGCCGCTCGT is a window encoding:
- a CDS encoding RDD family protein, encoding MATRGIFEAERFVTGEAVEVELPPAGLPLRVASGLLDLLVIALLVLAVVFLVPLDIFLADAALGQAFLIVVMVLVMAGIPLALETLTRGRTVGKLVLGLRTVRDDTGPIGLRHATIRALVGTVELWLTLGSLALIVAMTNEKARRLGDLLAGTYVVRDRVRLQMTEPPQVSPRLADWVVGADIGVLPDALVVATRQFVGRAASLSPQARAQTGSELYAALLERVAPAPPPSAHPEEVMASVLAERRRRDEERLARADALRDRVLPPA
- a CDS encoding DUF4350 domain-containing protein — encoded protein: MTQTVETRASAPPRRALRGLRRWGPWVLLLILAAVVGGLLSTPTSTGLLEPANRGRDGGAALAQVLQTQGVQVDVVEGSSRLMEGSAPVGPETTVLLPHTAYLGPDGGAALLETLAPVDRLVVLVPSPEQAPQLGLDVDVDWIARGPLAADCTTDEVHREDVLSTTDAQLAAGGAERGQVEACFPPGAGHNLGGAREGALLTWPATAQRPETVVATTSTAWTNARITEESNAALALRLLGGSERLVWVLPQPGDAGLDAPAGLWDVLPRHLTSWVWLLGAAVLALALWQGRRLGPVVVEPLPAVVPAGETTRSRGRLYRQARDREHALAAIRAGTRRRLAPLLGLPPASDQDRLVAAVAEATGRSATEVAALLAQAGPVTTDDALVTGARALHELEEQVRTATRGTLG
- a CDS encoding stage II sporulation protein M, with amino-acid sequence MDLDALVGRRQGAWARLDALSRRRRLTGAEADELLDGYQRAATDLSVVRSSAPDATVVSHLSALVARARARAARVPTASWAGVGRFFAEDFPAALYRLRWWWGITAVVNVVVGLVLGWWLVRNPVVEQSLLSMEEVQTLVNVEFESYYSEHAASSFSTLVWVNNAWVAARCIGMGVLGFPVVWVLWQNIANVAVVGALMHRHGRAEVFWGMITPHGLLELMAIFVAAGVGLRLFWAWVAPGPRTRLANLAREGRTAAGVAIGLVFVLLLSGVIEGFVTPSPLPTWARVGIGVVALLAFFAYVFTLGRRAVLRGATGDVGEDLQAASAPTAG
- a CDS encoding DUF58 domain-containing protein translates to MIIRGPVAGLILVGLVPTALLPGRAGSVAALWLLGVAVLVLVDILAAPSPRAIQLTRDPVPQVRLQEQTQTVLSLTNTGARRLRGRVRDAWVPSAGAEGARHTLDLPAGERRRVTTSLRPIRRGDRPATGVTVRTHGPLGLAGRQVTVQIPGAVRSLPPFRSRRHLESKLAQLRQLDGRSAVRTRGQGTEFDSLRDYVDGDDVRSIDWRATARRQHAVVRTWQPERDRRVILVLDTSRTSAARVGDEPRLDAAMDAALLLTAVASRAGDRVDLIAGDRVVRARVGAGGAGTGSSTGTSSLLHRMVTAMAPLEPVLLEADWPMLAGAITGTTRRRALVVLLTSLEPAAVEEGLLPVLPSLTAHHRVVLASVADPGLRSLREDLSGVEAVYDAAAAERTDSLRQRTATGLARLGVTVVHEPPEELPVGLVDHYLALKAQGLL
- a CDS encoding AAA family ATPase, whose product is MTDDQQAQRDQQAQEGTARHGGASVSPEEARVALHAVREEVGKAVVGQEQAVSGLVVALLARGHVLLEGVPGVAKTLLVRALAAALSVDTKRVQFTPDLMPGDVTGSMVFDSGRSDFTFRPGPVFTHLLLADEINRTPPKTQSALLEAMEERQVTVDGSTRPLPTPFLVAATQNPVEYEGTYPLPEAQLDRFLLKLTLPLPPREDEVEVLQRHAHGFDPRDLAAAGVRAVASPAHLAAGSAAVRQVQLAPEVIGYVVDLARATRSAPSLQLGVSPRGATALMNSARAWAWLAGRDFVTPDDVKALARPTLAHRVQLRPEAELEGVSTDAVLDSVLASVPVPR